In Puniceicoccus vermicola, the genomic stretch CTGAGCGGCTACTTTTTTGGCTAATCACCCAAGGACCGGCTGCTTAAGCTGCCGCCGCGTTTGAGTCGGGATCCTAGTAGGGGCGCAGCTTCAGCTGCCCCTATTGCGTCCGTTCCGGGCGGCACCTCGGGAAAGACCTTCCGCAACCGCAAGACCGCGCAGCTGAAGCTGAGCGGCTACTTTTTTCGACGACTCAGCCAAGGACCGGCGGTTTATGCTGCCGCATCTTCTGAGCGGGTATTTCAGTAGGGGCGCAGCTTCAGCTGCCCCCATCGCGTTTGTTCCGGACGGCACCTCGGGAAAGACCTTCCGCAACCGCAGGACCGCGCAGCTAAAGCTGAGCGGCTACTTTTTTCGGCGACTTATCCAAGGACCGGCTGTTTCAACTGCCGCCTCGTCTGAGCGGGTATTTCAGTAGGGCCGTAGCTTCAGCTGCCCCCATCGCGTCTGTTCCGGACGGCACCTCAGAAAAACCTTCCGCAACCGCAAGACCGCGCAGCTAAAGCTGAGCGGGGATCCAAGTAGGGCCGTAGCTTCAGCTGCCCCCATCGCGTCTGTTCCGGACGGCACCTCAGAAAAACCTTCCGCAACCGCAAGACCGCGCAGCTGAAGCTGAGCGGCTACTTTTTCCGACTACTCACCAAGGACCGGCTGCTTCAGCTGCCGACTCGTCTGATCGGCGCGTCCCCATCTCCCCAGAGCCCAACCGGCCGTCTTCCGCCCTTACTCCTCGTCTTCTTCGGGGATGACGGCTTCCGGCGTTTCCTGAACGATGCGTTCGCTCTCTTCCTGAACCACCGAATCGACCCCGACGCGGCGGGTTTCGGGGAAGGCTTGGAGGCCGCCGAGAGAGTCCTTTTGCCGCTCGAAGATCATTTCGCTGCGGGCGTAGCTGACGATGAGGCGGGCGATGCACTCGAGGGAGTGGAGGTTCGTCCGTTCGTAGCCGTGGGAGGCATCGACGCCAAAGGTGATCAGGGCCGTGCGGATGTCGTTGCCGGCGTCGAGGGCCGAGGCGCTGTCGCAGCGGTAGTAGCGGAAAATGTCGCGTTGGTGCGGGATCTTTCCGTTTTGGCAAAGATGGAGGAGGTGGTGCGTGAGATGGTAGTCGAACGGGCCGGTCGAATCACCGACGGCGACGGTGACGCCGAATTCGCTGGAGTTCTGCCCCGGTCCGCAGGTGCCGTTGTCGATCGAAACCATTTCGGCGACATCGCCGTGAAGCACTGCCGAGGCTCCGGAACCAACTTCTTCCGAGATCGTAAAGAGGATGTGTAGGTCGACGGGCAGCTCGATGTCATTCTGCTTCAGGTAGCGAACCGCGGCGAGCAGGGCGGCCACCCCGGCTTTGTCGTCGAGGTGACGGGCGTTGATGTAGCCGTTTGGCATGCACTCGGCCATGGAGTCGACTCCGACGAAATCACCGACGTTGATTCCCATTTTGCGAAGATCCTCGATACCCTCGATGTGGGCGTCGACGCGGATCTCGAGATTGTCCCAAGAGCAGGGCTGGGTATCGACCTCGGTGTTAAAAATGTGGCCCGAAGCTTTGAGCGGGAGAACCGTGCCGCGGATGATCGTATTGTCGGTGAAGATGGAGACGCGGGCGCCTTCCGCAAAACGGGCGGACCAAGTGCCCACGGGTACGATCCGCAGTCTCCCGTTTTCCTTCAATCCGGCGACCATGGCTCCCAAGGTGTCGAGGTGGGCGATGATGGCCCGGTCCGGGCTGCCTTTCTTTCCCGGTAGGGTGGAGCGGATGGCTCCGCGACGGGTCAATTCGAAGTCGATGCCGAGATCGGTCAGCTCCGAGCAAACTTCACGCACGATCGGATCGGTGTATCCGGTCGGGCTGTGGATGCGAAGGAGATGAAGGAGCATCTCCTTCAGGTAGTCTTGGTCGATATCAACGGAAGAATCCATGAATTACCGGTTTTCGGTGGGTTTGATGGAATGTGGAAAGAGGAAGTCGATCAACTTTTGCGCGGTCGGCTGGGGCTCGTGGTTGGCGAGGCCGGGCCGTTCGTTCGCTTCGATGATCACGTAGTCCTCAGATTGCTCGTCGGGGACAATGAAGTCCAGCCCAACGACGGGAATCGAAAGGGCGGCCGCGGCTCGGGTGGCCGCTTCGCCCAAGACCGGGTTCAGGGTGTCGGTGACGTCATGAATGGTTCCGCCAGTGTGGAGGTTGGCCGCCTTGCGGACGGTCACGATCTGTCCTTTCTCGAGGACGGATTGAAAGGTGAGGCCCGACTCCCGCAGGCAACGTTCGGTCTCCTCATCCTTGGGAATTTTGCTCTCGCCTCCGGTCGCTGCCGAGCGGCGGCGGGAGAGGCGGTCGATGAGGTCCTCGGCGGAGTGTTTGCCGGTGCCCATGATTTCGGCGGGTCGCCGGATGGCTGCGGCTACGACTTCTCCGTTAATCACGATGATGCGAAGATCCTGCCCGACGGCGTAGGACTCGAGGATGACGTTGTCGCAGAACTTGCGCGCTTCTTGGATGGCGGCCTCCATGTCGGCATCGTCGGTGATGTCGACGGCGACGCCGAATCCTTGCTCGCCGCTCGCGGGTTTGACCACGATCCGCTTGTGCTCGGCGAGAAACTCCGAGTTCTGGGCGGACTCGCCCGCCGATTGCTGGGCCGGAACTTTCAGTCCCTTGCGGTCGAGAAGTTCGCGGGTCAGCGATTTGTCATCGCACCGCATGACCGCCACGGCTGAGGTCATCTCGGTCAGCGATTCGCGGCAGGTCACCGAGCGTCCGCCGAGGCTCAGAGTGAAAAATCCGCGCGTCGGATCCGGATCGCTCATGCGAATCCCGCGCCGAAGAGCTTCGTTGATGATGATCTCCGCATAGGGATTGAACTTGGGGTCGGGTGGATCCCCGACAAACAGTCGCTCGTTGATCGAGTTGCGGCATTTGACGGCAAAGACAGCCACCTTGTGGAAACCGATCTTGTTGTAGAGGCCGATCGCGCCCTCGTTGTCGTGCATGACCGAGAGGTCGAGCTCGGAACGTCCTCGCTCCAGCATGGTCTCGATGGTTGCGCGAAGGAGGGCTTCGCCGACGCCGGGGAGGTCTCCCTGTTTGTCGACAGCCAAGGCCCAGAGGCTCGAACCGTTCTGGATGTCGTCAAAATTCTCAGCGTGATCGACACCGAGAACGACGCCGAGGATGTGGCCATCCTCTAAACGGCGGGCGACCAAGTATTGAAACCGTGGATTGTGGCGTTCGTGCCAGACAAAATCCTCATCGACCGGCACCATCTTGTGGGAGATGTAGATTCGGTTGATCTCGCGGATCTCCTTCTTCGACTGAATGGGCGTCACCTCGAAACCGGCGAATTCGCGATCCGAGCGTTGATAGTCGGCGAATCGGAGGCGGAAGGTGATCGATGGATCGAGGAAAAGCTCCTGCGGTGCCTGGTTCAGGACGAGGTGCGGATCGTTTAGGTAGAAGGCAATGTCTCGCTGCCCCTCTCTCTCCTCAAGGACGGTGCGGGCCACCTCCTCCGGCGAGGGGAAGGTGTGCGCAAATATTAGTCGCCCCCAACCGCATTGGAGGGTGACGCCT encodes the following:
- a CDS encoding osmoprotectant NAGGN system M42 family peptidase, with product MDSSVDIDQDYLKEMLLHLLRIHSPTGYTDPIVREVCSELTDLGIDFELTRRGAIRSTLPGKKGSPDRAIIAHLDTLGAMVAGLKENGRLRIVPVGTWSARFAEGARVSIFTDNTIIRGTVLPLKASGHIFNTEVDTQPCSWDNLEIRVDAHIEGIEDLRKMGINVGDFVGVDSMAECMPNGYINARHLDDKAGVAALLAAVRYLKQNDIELPVDLHILFTISEEVGSGASAVLHGDVAEMVSIDNGTCGPGQNSSEFGVTVAVGDSTGPFDYHLTHHLLHLCQNGKIPHQRDIFRYYRCDSASALDAGNDIRTALITFGVDASHGYERTNLHSLECIARLIVSYARSEMIFERQKDSLGGLQAFPETRRVGVDSVVQEESERIVQETPEAVIPEEDEE
- the ngg gene encoding N-acetylglutaminylglutamine synthetase; this translates as MPEESTFEGVTLQCGWGRLIFAHTFPSPEEVARTVLEEREGQRDIAFYLNDPHLVLNQAPQELFLDPSITFRLRFADYQRSDREFAGFEVTPIQSKKEIREINRIYISHKMVPVDEDFVWHERHNPRFQYLVARRLEDGHILGVVLGVDHAENFDDIQNGSSLWALAVDKQGDLPGVGEALLRATIETMLERGRSELDLSVMHDNEGAIGLYNKIGFHKVAVFAVKCRNSINERLFVGDPPDPKFNPYAEIIINEALRRGIRMSDPDPTRGFFTLSLGGRSVTCRESLTEMTSAVAVMRCDDKSLTRELLDRKGLKVPAQQSAGESAQNSEFLAEHKRIVVKPASGEQGFGVAVDITDDADMEAAIQEARKFCDNVILESYAVGQDLRIIVINGEVVAAAIRRPAEIMGTGKHSAEDLIDRLSRRRSAATGGESKIPKDEETERCLRESGLTFQSVLEKGQIVTVRKAANLHTGGTIHDVTDTLNPVLGEAATRAAAALSIPVVGLDFIVPDEQSEDYVIIEANERPGLANHEPQPTAQKLIDFLFPHSIKPTENR